In Populus trichocarpa isolate Nisqually-1 chromosome 16, P.trichocarpa_v4.1, whole genome shotgun sequence, a genomic segment contains:
- the LOC112324480 gene encoding cytochrome P450 CYP82D47: protein MYLRHFFLHTQPKMKVLAMESFFPGLVLLCMIIWRILSTSHKRNKTLPPPEPSGAWPLIGHLRILNSQIPFFRILGDLADKHGPVFSIRLGMRRTLVTSSWESVKECFKTNDRKFLNRPSFAASKYMGYDDAFFGFHPYGEYWLEMRKIATQELLSNRRLELLKHVRVSEIETCIKELHTTCSNGSVLVDMSQWFSCVVANVMFRLIAGKRYCSGIGKDSGAFGRLVREFFYLGGVLVISDLIPFTEWMDLQGHVKSMKRVAKELDHVVSGWLVEHLQRREEGRVRKEEKDFMDVMLESLAVGDDPIFGYKRETIVKATALNLILAGTDTTSVTLTWALSLLLNHTEVLKRAQKEIDVHVGTTRWVEESDIKNLVYLQAIVKETLRLYPPGPLLVPRESLEDCYVDGYLVPRGTQLLVNAWKLHRDARIWENPYEFHPERFLTSHGSTDVRGQQFEYVPFGSGRRLCPGISSSLQMLHLTLSRLLQGFNFSTPMNAQVDMSEGLGLTLPKATPLEVVLTPRLENEIYQH from the exons ATGTACCTAAGACACTTCTTTCTCCACACACAACCCAAAATGAAAGTTTTAGCAATGGAAAGTTTCTTTCCGGGGCTAGTTCTTCTATGCATGATCATATGGAGAATACTGTCAACCAgtcacaaaagaaacaaaaccttACCACCACCTGAACCCTCTGGTGCATGGCCTTTGATAGGACATCTGAGGATTCTCAATAGTCAAATTCCATTTTTCCGAATTCTTGGAGACCTGGCTGATAAGCATGGACCAGTTTTTTCAATCAGGCTTGGCATGAGACGGACGCTTGTTACTAGTAGCTGGGAATCTGTGAAGGAATGCTTCAAAACCAACGACCGAAAATTCCTAAATCGTCCGAGTTTTGCTGCTTCAAAATACATGGGTTATGATGATGCCTTCTTCGGATTCCATCCGTATGGAGAATACTGGCTTGAGATGCGGAAGATCGCAACGCAAGAGCTTCTGTCGAACCGCAGGCTTGAGCTGCTCAAGCATGTGAGAGTTTCGGAAATAGAAACATGTATCAAGGAATTGCACACGACTTGTAGCAATGGTTCCGTGTTGGTGGACATGAGTCAATGGTTTTCCTGTGTAGTTGCGAATGTGATGTTTCGACTAATTGCGGGGAAGAGATATTGTAGTGGTATTGGCAAAGATTCAGGAGCATTTGGAAGATTAGTCAGAGAGTTCTTTTACTTGGGTGGGGTTTTAGTAATTTCTGATTTGATTCCTTTTACTGAATGGATGGATTTGCAAGGACATGTGAAATCTATGAAGCGTGTCGCCAAGGAGTTGGACCATGTTGTGAGTGGTTGGCTTGTAGAACATCTTCAGCGTAGGGAAGAGGGCAGGGTGAGGAAAGAAGAGAAGGACTTCATGGATGTCATGTTAGAATCTCTTGCAGTAGGTGATGATCCCATCTTCGGATACAAAAGAGAAACCATTGTCAAGGCAACTGCGCTG AATCTTATATTAGCAGGCACAGATACTACTTCTGTCACCTTGACATGGGCACTGTCTCTTCTACTTAACCATACTGAAGTGCTAAAAAGAGCACAGAAAGAGATTGATGTCCATGTAGGAACAACAAGATGGGTAGAAGAATCAGATATCAAGAACTTAGTGTACCTTCAAGCCATTGTGAAGGAAACCTTGAGACTATACCCTCCTGGCCCCCTATTGGTACCACGTGAGTCCTTGGAAGATTGCTACGTGGATGGCTATCTCGTTCCTCGAGGCACTCAATTACTAGTTAACGCGTGGAAGCTTCATCGAGATGCGCGAATATGGGAAAATCCATATGAGTTCCATCCTGAGAGGTTCCTTACGAGCCATGGATCAACAGATGTTAGAGGTCAGCAGTTTGAGTATGTTCCATTTGGTTCAGGGAGAAGATTGTGCCCTGGGATTTCTTCTAGCTTGCAAATGCTTCACTTGACGCTTTCCCGGTTGCTTCAAGGCTTCAATTTCAGCACCCCAATGAATGCTCAAGTTGACATGAGTGAAGGCTTAGGACTCACTTTGCCGAAAGCAACGCCATTAGAAGTTGTTCTTACGCCGCGCCTTGAGAATGAGATCTACCAACATTAG
- the LOC18106024 gene encoding uncharacterized protein LOC18106024 produces the protein MTTSKRLSERKVAKFQKNITRRGSVHETSTKKGYDYPVGPVLLGFLVFVVIGSFPFQIIRAATSGGKA, from the exons ATG ACAACTTCAAAGCGCCTTTCAGAGAGGAAAGTGGCTAAGTTTCAGAAGAACATCACCAGGAGAGGATCTGTCCATGAAACTTCAACGAAGAAAGGATATGACTACCCAGTTGGACCAGTATTACTTGGATTCCTTGTCTTTGTTGTAATTGGATCGT TTCCTTTTCAGATAATTAGAGCAGCTACTAGTGGTGGGAAGGCCTAA